The Actinomycetota bacterium genome window below encodes:
- the rpiB gene encoding ribose 5-phosphate isomerase B yields the protein MKIVIGGDHAGYALKEKLKKFLGEKGIQVTDIGTNGLESVDYPDYAEKAASLVASGEYTYGILVCGTGNGMAMAANKIPGIRAAVCNDLYSARCSREHNDANILALGAWIIGCELAKDIINIWLNTQFLGDRHAHRIKKITNIEKRMKIRD from the coding sequence GTGAAAATAGTTATTGGTGGAGACCACGCTGGGTATGCGCTCAAGGAGAAGTTGAAGAAATTCTTGGGTGAAAAGGGCATACAGGTTACCGATATTGGAACGAATGGCTTGGAATCAGTGGATTACCCGGATTATGCGGAGAAGGCTGCAAGCTTGGTCGCCAGTGGAGAATACACTTATGGAATTTTGGTTTGTGGCACTGGGAATGGAATGGCCATGGCGGCGAATAAAATTCCGGGAATTCGAGCTGCCGTTTGTAATGATTTATATTCTGCAAGGTGCAGCAGGGAGCACAATGACGCCAATATCCTTGCACTTGGGGCTTGGATCATAGGCTGCGAGCTCGCAAAGGATATAATAAACATCTGGCTAAACACGCAGTTTTTAGGAGATCGCCATGCCCATCGTATCAAAAAGATCACCAATATCGAGAAGAGGATGAAAATTAGAGATTAG
- a CDS encoding L-threonylcarbamoyladenylate synthase: MKTELIRVDAHSPDKSIIGRAAELIREGKLVAFPTETVYGLGANALDSNAVGRIFEVKGRSFSKPLAICISNFKQLNLIVREVTPIAKKLMEKFWPGPLTLILLKAGIIPSSVTCGAETLGIRFPDNRIALEVIECANTPIALTSANLSGHPSPRTAQEVLADLGGRIDLILDGGPTRIGVASTVLDLTIMPPRILRKGAIDIQGINEVLKEAGFERQENSH; this comes from the coding sequence ATGAAGACCGAGCTAATAAGAGTGGATGCTCATAGCCCCGATAAATCAATCATTGGGAGAGCAGCTGAGCTGATAAGGGAGGGAAAACTCGTTGCCTTCCCCACGGAGACGGTATACGGTCTGGGGGCAAATGCTCTGGATTCCAATGCTGTGGGGAGGATTTTTGAGGTCAAGGGAAGATCCTTCAGCAAGCCTCTCGCCATATGTATATCCAACTTCAAGCAATTGAATTTGATTGTAAGAGAGGTGACGCCGATTGCTAAAAAACTGATGGAAAAATTTTGGCCTGGACCTTTAACTTTGATCCTCCTCAAAGCCGGTATCATCCCATCCTCGGTGACCTGTGGTGCGGAGACCTTGGGTATCAGATTTCCCGATAATAGGATCGCTCTGGAGGTCATCGAATGTGCCAATACCCCTATTGCTCTTACCAGTGCCAATTTATCAGGTCACCCAAGTCCAAGGACCGCTCAAGAGGTACTGGCTGATTTGGGAGGGAGGATTGATTTAATATTGGATGGAGGACCCACTAGAATTGGCGTGGCATCAACGGTTTTAGATTTAACCATTATGCCTCCTCGAATTTTACGCAAGGGAGCCATCGACATTCAGGGGATAAACGAGGTTTTAAAAGAAGCTGGATTCGAAAGGCAGGAAAATTCCCATTAG